The Desulfomonilia bacterium genomic interval AACTGGCGGAATCGGTATCGGGAATTGACGTGATTGTCGGCGGCCATTCCCACACGCTGCTGGGCGATCAGGCGGAGTTTGCAGAATTCGGTCTGAGTGTGCCCGCCGGATACGATTATCCCACGGTAGTGAAGAATCCCGACGGGAAAGACGTGCTGGTCGTGCAGGCATGGTGCTGGGGCAGGGCCATAGGCGAACTCAATGTGAGTTTTGATGCGAACGGCGAGATCACATCATACAGCGGCCACCCTTATCTGCTGAATTCGGATCTCTTCAAACAGAATTACGGTGCCGGATGGGTTGTCGTCGGTCCCGATGTTCAGGACAGGATCATGGCCCTTATACTGGGCTCCGAACTGCTGGATATATTTTATGAGGATGCAGGGGCGGCGGCAATTCTTCAACCATACACCGATCAGATTGCCGAAAAGAAGAAGACCGTCGTAGCAAGGGCAACCGAGGATATTTTAAGGGGTGACCCGGCCGACAGCTTCAATTCCGGTCCCGGCCCGATAGTCGCCGACAGCATGATATTCAAGACTTCATCGCAGGGTGTGAGCATAGCCATTCAGCCGAGGGGCGGGGTCAAGGCCGATTTCCTTGCGGGCAACATTACGATGGGGGACGTGCTTTCAGTGCTGCCGTACAATTCGCTGCTTACGGCAATAGAGATGACAGGCGCCGAAATAAAAAACGCACTGGAGGACGGAATTGATTATCAGGTTGTAAACAATCCGCGCGGGCCTTCAAACTGCCCCTGGTATCCTTATGTTTCAGGGCTCAAATTTGATATAATCGAAAATGCATCCAAAGGCTCCCGCGTGACGAATATTCAATACAGAAGCACTCCGGGAGGCGGCTATACAGCCTTTGACCTTGGGGCTACATACAGGATTATAGTGACTGCGTATCTGGCAGGAGGCGGAGACGGATACACGACTCTTAAAAACATCCCAGCTGCAAGGAAAACAGACACAGGATTCATTGACGCGGATGCATTCAGCGAGTATCTTGCATCACTGGGGACGGTATCGAATCCCACGGAGATAAGGATAACGGTAACCTATTAACGGTTCATGATCAAGGGAGGTTCATTGAATGATTGCATATTGCGGGCTTGACTGTGAAAAGTGTGATGCTTTTATCGCAACAACTAACAACGATAATGCGTTAAGGGCGAAACTGGCTGAACAGTGGTCAAAGGAATACGATGCGCAGATAAGATCCGAGGACATAAACTGCACGGGCTGCAAATCGGACGGGGTGAAGCTATACTTCTGCGGGAATCTCTGTGAGGTCAGAAAGTGCGCCCTGCCAAGAGAAATAAGCACATGTGCAGCCTGCCCGGACTATCCCTGCGACAGGCTTGATTTTATCCACAAGAGAGCCCCTGATGCAAAGGCCGTGCTCGATGCATCAAGGCAGTAGAAAAGATGTTTACCTTTACAGCGCTAGCAGGCTTTATCGGTGCGTCTATGGTTCTTACTATAGCGCCAGGGCCCGATAAT includes:
- a CDS encoding bifunctional metallophosphatase/5'-nucleotidase yields the protein MRSFKIGLLLSFLIILSACSSSSSDNQPEPLNLSIIHMNDTHSHLDALSNEELYFDGVKTRTDLGGAARMKTAIDVLSEDNENTLILHAGDAVQGTLYYTAFSGEADFVLLNYYGIDAMTLGNHEFDKGPGSVANYIAWAHFPIISANIDADAEHLLRGKILPFTLKVLGHNTVAIIGATTKDTESTSSPGENLKFEDVGKSVKNTVNLLKSLGLNKIILLSHIGYEEDIELAESVSGIDVIVGGHSHTLLGDQAEFAEFGLSVPAGYDYPTVVKNPDGKDVLVVQAWCWGRAIGELNVSFDANGEITSYSGHPYLLNSDLFKQNYGAGWVVVGPDVQDRIMALILGSELLDIFYEDAGAAAILQPYTDQIAEKKKTVVARATEDILRGDPADSFNSGPGPIVADSMIFKTSSQGVSIAIQPRGGVKADFLAGNITMGDVLSVLPYNSLLTAIEMTGAEIKNALEDGIDYQVVNNPRGPSNCPWYPYVSGLKFDIIENASKGSRVTNIQYRSTPGGGYTAFDLGATYRIIVTAYLAGGGDGYTTLKNIPAARKTDTGFIDADAFSEYLASLGTVSNPTEIRITVTY
- a CDS encoding DUF3795 domain-containing protein translates to MIAYCGLDCEKCDAFIATTNNDNALRAKLAEQWSKEYDAQIRSEDINCTGCKSDGVKLYFCGNLCEVRKCALPREISTCAACPDYPCDRLDFIHKRAPDAKAVLDASRQ